The Sorghum bicolor cultivar BTx623 chromosome 6, Sorghum_bicolor_NCBIv3, whole genome shotgun sequence genome contains the following window.
GTGCTGAATTTGAAAGTCGAATTTTTGGCATGGTTTCACAGCGACGGAATTGGTCCGATTCTCTCATAGATACGAAGATATTTTCCATTCAGAACTCAACAGTTTGCGTGTGCAACCATGAAACGGGCCGATGCATGGTTGATGAAAAAGCTCCAGTGCTAGCTGTGCTGCCCGACATTTATGGAAGTTAGATCATGGAAACATTTAAGAAAAAAATGTTATAGGCGTACAACGCATGCCAAAGCCAAATTGACAGCTACAAACATTTCCAAAATTTTGAGGTTCCAGTTAGGGCCTCCACCTCCAGGTGTTCATCAGCTCGTCGATCGCAGCTAGCAACAGCCAGCAAGATTCATCATCACGTCTTACGAAATCTCTTCGGCCTCCATAAATCACTCTTCACAGGCATGCGCCAGCATTAGCAAATCCTTCCTCCCCGAAACACCAGGGCGACCATCGAAACGCGAGAGCCATTGGAGGAATAGGAGGAGGTAGCGACGAGGAAAACGCGAGGTCGTCCAAGAAACTGCGGCTAGCGATGGCGGacgcgccgtcgccgtcgccgacgccgacggcggccgccgcggcggagGCGGGGTCCGCGTCGACGccgctgctgcggcggcggggcTCGTACGCGCGGTCCATGTCGCACGCGCGCGACGAGCTCAGCAGCTTCCGCTCGGGCCTGCGGTGGATGTGCGTCGACCCCTCGGAAGCCGGCGCCGGCCCCGCGGTCTCCTGGCTCGTCTTCGCCGCGCTCGGCGTGGCCGTCCCGGCCGCCGCGCACGCCGCGACGACGCCCGGGCACGCCTACGACACGCAGGTGCAGGTGTCGCTCACGCTCTCCGCCGCGCTCGCCTACGCCACGCTCTACTCCCTCGTCCGCCGCCGTGGGCTGCGCCGGCTGCTCTACCTCGACCGCCTCCGCCACGACTCGCAGGACGTCCGCGCCGGGTACATCGTCCAGCTCGCGGGCTCGTTCCGCCTCCTCGCCTGCTTCGTGCTCCCCTGCTTCCTCGCCGACGCCGGGTACAAGGTGTTCTGGTACTGCGCCAACGCACCCTTCCCGCCCTGGTGGTCGGCCGCGGCGTGCGCGCTGGAGATGGCGTCGTGGATGTACCGCACcgccatgttcttcatggcgtgCGTGCTGTTCCGCACCATCTGCTACCTGCAGATCCTTCGCATGACCGGGTTCGCGCGGGACTTCGGCCAGTGCGCCGACGTCGCCGCCGTGCTGAGGCAGCACCGCCGGATACGCGTCCAGCTGCAGCGGATCAGCCACCGCTACCGAAGGTTCATACTCTACTCCCTCATCCTCGTCACCGCCAGCCAGTTCACTGCGCTGCTCGCCGCCACCAGACCCCACGCGCAAGTCAACTTCGCCACCGCCGGCGAGCTCGCGGTGAGTGCCATCGACGATGTTTGCGCCCCCTGCATGCTCTGCTCACTCAGGTGTTCTTTCTTTATCCTCACAATGCTGCTCATCCTCATCCATgcgtctgctgctgctgcagctctGCTCCGTGAGCCTCGTCACGGGCCTGCTCGTCTGCCTCCACAGCGCGGCCAAGATCACGCACAAGACGCAGGCGATCACCAGCGTCGCCGCGGCGTGGCACGCCGACGCCACCATCAACAGCCTGGACCGTGACCAGGAGAACCCCAGGACGCCCAGCAAGGGGtgcctgcagcagcagcagcaggcgcccACGAGCCCCTTCCCGATGGGGAACGCGTCGTCCGGCGAAGAGTCCGACGACGACGAGTGGCGGAGCGAGGACAGCGTGGACACCTCAAGGTTCACGTCTTTCCACGCCACCAACATCTCCTTCCAGAAGAGGCAGGCGCTAGGTAAGCATGCGTTGCGCACGTGCACGAGCTCTGGATGGACTCTGGTTGTGTGTGTGTTCAGAGTTGCCTGGTGACTGTAGCTGATCATGGCGTTTTCGCAGTGACGTACTTGGAGAACAACCGGGCGGGGATCACGGTGTTCGGTTTCGTCGTCGATCGGACATGGCTGCACGCGCTGTTTATGATCGAGTTCTCGCTGGTAATGTGGCTGCTAGGGAAGACGATCGGCATATCTTGATTCTTGAGGAGATGTATTTACTTGTGATGAATGATACAATCAAGAATTTATCAATCTGCCCTCTACTGTAAAGTCGAATTTAACCCTCTGCCCTTTACTGTAAAGTTCCAAGTAGATTGTGTCATTCTGAATTGTACAGAATTGAGCTCAGATGGTAGTTTTTTGTTTGGTCCCCAAGAATATCGACTCGAGCAGTTACTTACAAGTTACAAGCGTTTTACAAAACCTTGGCTTCTGACAATCTGCTTCGTGGTAGCAACAAAGAGCGCAGAGAACGCAAGCAGTTTAAAAACTAAGTAAAATGCCCACTGGGACAATTGTAAAAACATATATAGTGACCGTTTAAAGATAAATGAGACTGATATTTACAGAGTGGTTTTGTTCAATTCTCTAGCAAAATGACGCCGACTTGACCAGACTTCTTCCATAAACATAACCTATACCTAATTTTACTTTATGGAAAGGAGAATGCCAACCAAATGATCCATCACACACCCTGTGCTCCCTTCATCCTAAATATGCAAGGGCACATCAAAGAAAGGAACATGGTCCAAAAAACCAACAAAAGAACTCAACCCATGTTTCACAGATCTGCAGAATAACAAACTAGAACAAatctatatcatcagctccatgAATTGATCCAATATCCTGATATTAACTGTTGCGTCGCTGACTCAAAGATCTGTGGACAAAACCAACCCGCAGTGGCCTCCGAGGAGGCAGTCCCCCAACATATGTGAGACTGCGACTTGGTCTTTCCCCATTTCTCCTATAAGCTCTGTCTCTGCGTACAGGATCACTATCATAAAAACCTTGGTCATCACTATCTGAGGATGTGGAGTCACCGAAATCATCTAGAGAGTTGTCACTGTAAGGATCGCTGATATCACTATCTGGATCAATGATGTAGTCCCCCATGATAACGGATCCTGGATTCAAAGCACTGACAATGCTAATCGCATCTTGCCTCTCCTTTTCATTTTCAAACTCCTCCCATTCAGCCAAGCGTGCAGGGTCAACTTCACGAGGCTTTGATGAACGATGCTTGGACTTCACATGTTTTTTGAGTCTCTTATACGTCCCGACAAATGAGCAATCCTCATGCATACAAGCTCTCCTTTTGCGGTTCAGAAATCGCCGCGCAGGTTTGACCACTGTCCACCCTTTAACTTCCCCACGGCAGATAGGGCACGCAAGCAGCATTGTCTTTGGCTTCTGGTTAGTTAGTTCCACTGCAGTTGACACTTCACATGCTGATTTCTCCCTTGAATAAGCATTTTTAAACAGCTCAAGACAATTGGAATGTTTATAATTGGTACCACACATGTATGGTCGACAACCCTTGTTATGAGACGAACAAAGGAGCAGGACAGCATCATGAGGACGTTCCAAGCATATTGAGCATGTGGCATTTTTCCAGTACTTTTCCTCTGGCGTTGATCGCAGTTCATTTTTCCTGCCTGATCTTTTCGTTTTCTTGTAGTTCTTAGGTACAGCATGAGAGGCTGACCTAACATCATGAGCTGCCAGCTTACGCTTTCTTGGACTCCTTGCCATGTCTTCAGAACTCTGGGGAAAAAGACCTGGAAGAATGGTAAAAATTATATTACATTAAGCTAAGATCTTCAGGACAGAAATCTCATTGCATTCTCAGGAAACATGTAGGATTAATCCATACTTCTATGCAAATCACATTGTAATACAAATGGAGCAATACTCTTTTGGATGTTTTATGATGTATCTTAGTCTTGTGGCTCTGTAACAAACATGAATCCAAACAAAATGGTTTTGCAAGCTTGCATGTTTCTATGTGACGAAGGTGAAGGCTGACaaattattttgcaaaattctagGTTTTGTTTCTCCACCATTAATTAGCTTAAGGATACCTTAGAGGCTTTGAAAGTTGAAATCTGTGATGCCGAAGATGATTCAGATTCTTTACTGAGTATTTGTTTCTCCACCATTAATTAGCTTAAGGATCTTTCAAGCATAAGTTAACATTTACATAgcatgacaaagatcaagtgaaaAATTCAAGTGTGTGATTTTATCTGCCGTAAGTTCTCCAACTCCATTTACTGAGTATTGCCATATTCAAACATGTAAAAtactaacaattcataattttgcaCAGATGCTAGATAAGACTTTGTTTGCCATTGAGATGGCCTTTCAAAACCACTTCTTCCCTTAGTATTAAATGTGCCAATTAGTTAAGCAATTCTTTAGATGCTTACCCAAAAATCTGCTGAAATTAGTGAATGCTCTTAGCATAGTACAGCAACTGCGCAGACCCTTAATAAGGACAGAAAAGGAACCTGTGAAGTATTGGGGCTAAGCATCAGAATCCTAATTTAAATGAGCAGAAATTAAAAGCATGCATATCACAATAATTATGGGATCACCACAGTTTCAGTACAAATTACGTATAACTATATAAGCATCAAGAGCATAATACATTCCGTGGGCAAATACTAAGACTGGATAGTTCGGTAAAGCAAACAATATCAGACAGCCAAGCATGCTATATATGATTAGGCAAAAGTCAGCAAGAGCAGCTGTGGCAACTAATAACATTTTAGCATACATAAAAACTGCAACAGAGACTGAAAAAATCTCTGATTTCCGATTAGATATCACACCAAATTAAAATCTCTCACTTATAAATGCAACTCAGGATTGATTGACAAAATTCAACTCATCAACTCTAAGGAGGGTATTCTTTACAGTGAGAACAACACTGAGGTCAATTCTGTGTGCATACATAAACACAAAAAACAACATGCAAGCAGCAAAGCTAGTGGAAGTGACTTAGTCTATCGTTAGTCACTTATGAGAATTTTGCTAGCCTCCTTGGTCACATCCAACAAGGTAGAATGTGAAACAAACCATGTCAGAAGTATTCTCTATGTAATTCTATAGTGGAAGctaagaacactaacca
Protein-coding sequences here:
- the LOC8057432 gene encoding uncharacterized protein LOC8057432 — protein: MADAPSPSPTPTAAAAAEAGSASTPLLRRRGSYARSMSHARDELSSFRSGLRWMCVDPSEAGAGPAVSWLVFAALGVAVPAAAHAATTPGHAYDTQVQVSLTLSAALAYATLYSLVRRRGLRRLLYLDRLRHDSQDVRAGYIVQLAGSFRLLACFVLPCFLADAGYKVFWYCANAPFPPWWSAAACALEMASWMYRTAMFFMACVLFRTICYLQILRMTGFARDFGQCADVAAVLRQHRRIRVQLQRISHRYRRFILYSLILVTASQFTALLAATRPHAQVNFATAGELALCSVSLVTGLLVCLHSAAKITHKTQAITSVAAAWHADATINSLDRDQENPRTPSKGCLQQQQQAPTSPFPMGNASSGEESDDDEWRSEDSVDTSRFTSFHATNISFQKRQALVTYLENNRAGITVFGFVVDRTWLHALFMIEFSLVMWLLGKTIGIS
- the LOC8073380 gene encoding uncharacterized protein LOC8073380 isoform X1; translation: MLRAFTNFSRFLGLFPQSSEDMARSPRKRKLAAHDVRSASHAVPKNYKKTKRSGRKNELRSTPEEKYWKNATCSICLERPHDAVLLLCSSHNKGCRPYMCGTNYKHSNCLELFKNAYSREKSACEVSTAVELTNQKPKTMLLACPICRGEVKGWTVVKPARRFLNRKRRACMHEDCSFVGTYKRLKKHVKSKHRSSKPREVDPARLAEWEEFENEKERQDAISIVSALNPGSVIMGDYIIDPDSDISDPYSDNSLDDFGDSTSSDSDDQGFYDSDPVRRDRAYRRNGERPSRSLTYVGGLPPRRPLRVGFVHRSLSQRRNS
- the LOC8073380 gene encoding uncharacterized protein LOC8073380 isoform X2 → MARSPRKRKLAAHDVRSASHAVPKNYKKTKRSGRKNELRSTPEEKYWKNATCSICLERPHDAVLLLCSSHNKGCRPYMCGTNYKHSNCLELFKNAYSREKSACEVSTAVELTNQKPKTMLLACPICRGEVKGWTVVKPARRFLNRKRRACMHEDCSFVGTYKRLKKHVKSKHRSSKPREVDPARLAEWEEFENEKERQDAISIVSALNPGSVIMGDYIIDPDSDISDPYSDNSLDDFGDSTSSDSDDQGFYDSDPVRRDRAYRRNGERPSRSLTYVGGLPPRRPLRVGFVHRSLSQRRNS